A genomic window from Chanodichthys erythropterus isolate Z2021 chromosome 1, ASM2448905v1, whole genome shotgun sequence includes:
- the lrp2bp gene encoding LRP2-binding protein yields the protein MDCSGLEKTTKFLNTITEIYEDIREELTQSESSAESVEKTVTLLKEKSERGDSQATFLLGQLHYEEGRYAEAKIIFDGIKDEDPQALYQLAVIYYDGLGTKEDLGKAIEYMRRVAFWDSSEVGSVRHAALYNLGRAYLEGYGVQASSAEAERLWLLAADDGDPNASVEAQSSLGMLYCRPESLDLRKAFSWHSEACGNGSLESQGALGVMYLFGHGVQKDPDAALFCLKDAAERGNVYAQGHLTACYYHRKLYSRAAALGERVCTYEDISAIARHTGCLEEFIRKGIAIAMFYYARCLHLGRGVLQNRDRAKSYFTQAARIDPEICQELQMDVVHGRI from the exons ATGGACTGCAGTGGACTGGAGAAAACCACAAAGTTTCTCAATACAATAACCGAGATTTATGAAGATATTAGAGAAGAGTTGACGCAATCAG AGAGCAGTGCTGAATCAGTGGAGAAGACAGTGACTCTGCTTAAGGAGAAATCAGAAAGAGGAGATTCTCAAGCCACCTTCCTGCTGGGACAGCTCCACTATGAGGAG GGCCGCTACGCAGAAGCAAAGATCATCTTTGATGGCATTAAAGATGAAGATCCTCAAGCTCTCTATCAGCTGGCTGTCATTTATTACGATGGCCTTGGAACCAAAGAAGACCTT GGCAAAGCAATTGAGTACATGAGAAGAGTTGCATTCTGGGATTCCTCTGAGGTGGGCTCTGTCAGACACGCGGCACTGTATAACCTGGGCCGGGCGTATCTGGAGGGTTATGGTGTCCAGGCGTCCAGCGCTGAAGCAGAGCG GCTTTGGCTCCTGGCAGCTGATGATGGGGACCCGAACGCTAGTGTGGAAGCGCAGTCGTCTCTGGGCATGTTGTACTGCAGACCggagagcctcgacctcagAAAG GCGTTCTCCTGGCACTCGGAGGCGTGTGGGAACGGCAGTCTGGAGTCTCAGGGCGCTCTGGGCGTCATGTATCTGTTCGGTCACGGAGTGCAGAAGGACCCAGACGCGGCTCTGTTCTGCCTGAAGGATGCGGCGGAGAGAGGGAACGTCTACGCTCAAGGCCACCTGACGGCCTGCTACTACCACCGCAAGCTCTACTCCAGAGCAGCCGCCCTGGGAGAAAG AGTGTGCACATACGAGGACATCAGTGCCATAGCGCGGCACACGGGCTGTCTGGAGGAGTTCATCAGGAAGGGCATCGCTATAGCCATGTTTTACTACGCCCGCTGCCTTCATTTGGGCCGAGGCGTCCTGCAGAACAGAGACAGAGCAAAAAGCTACTTCACACAG GCTGCCAGGATCGATCCGGAGATCTGTCAGGAGTTACAAATGGACGTCGTACACGGCAGGATATGA